The Bos taurus isolate L1 Dominette 01449 registration number 42190680 breed Hereford chromosome 16, ARS-UCD2.0, whole genome shotgun sequence genome includes the window CCTCCTACACTGGTGAACGCACCGGTTACAGGACACGTGCTAGAGAGGATGGCAGGGCCTGTCCTCCCCAAGGCTGCTCGCATCCTCGGGGGCTGCTGATCCCAAGCAGCCAAACATCTCCTGGGAGGCATAGGTCATGTACACAAAGCCATCCTCATCCTTGTAGTCCCTGTAGATCTCTGCCATGGTCACATTCATACTTCCCAGGCTCTTGTTGTTCACCAGCAAGTAAAAGGCTTCAGTGGCCCCTAGGACCATGCGGCtcctgggttggggaggaaggggcaggaaggGGCAGGAAGGGAAAAAGTTAACCCGGAAGGGAATGATTGCTGACCCACAGCCTTTCTTACCTTTATTTGGCCAGTGTAAGCCTATCTACCCAAGATACCCACCTCCCTACTCCAGGGCTGTTACCCTCAAACTTTAGAATTATCTAGGAGAGTCCTGTTGAAAGTGGACtccatcccacaggttttggttTAGTAGATCTTGGAAGCAGCCCAGAAATCTGTGGGACCGTGAAGCAGGCAGAACTTGCCCTGAAACGTTACTCTAGACGCACAGGCAGTCTAACTTCCACTCCTGCTGCTGCCCGGAGTCTTTCAGAGTGTCATTTATATCTATTTGCTTGCTTATACTAGTGACTGCTAAAATAGGAATTTATATCTggtcattacttttttttttgaaaatttttatttctttatttttgtctgtacTGGGTTTTCGATACTGCgtgcgggctttctccagttgcggcaagcaggggctactctctagttgctgttcctgggcttctcattagggtgacttctcttgctgtgcagcactggctctagggcactAAGGCTCCAGCAGCTGGgttgcacaggcttagttgccctaaggcatgtagaatcttagttcccagatgaggggtcaaacctgcatcccctgcattggcttgCAGATTATTAATTACTGACcgtaaggaaagtgaaaagtcccTACTTAACTTATTTATATACAACTTCAGTCTTTGTTCCATTTCATTCCCTAATAACAGATAAACTAAGGCACAGAAGCTAAAGAATCTGATGGAAGTaagccaagtgtccatcaacacatgaataaacaaaacgtggtccatCCACAAATGGAGTATTAATCACcctttaaaaaaggaaggaaatactgACAAGTaaatgctacaatatggatgaattttAAGGACAGTAtgttcagtgaaataagtcagtcacaaaaggataccatatgatctcacttatatgaggtacctgctgctgctaagtcacttcagtcgtgtctgactctgtgcgaccccatagacggcagcccaccaggcttccccatccctgggattcttcaggcaagaacactggagtgggttgccatttccttctccaatgatgaaagtgaaaagtgaaagtgaagtcactcagtcgtgtccaactctagcgaccccatggactgcagcccaccaggctcctccgtccgtgggattttccaggcaaaagtactggagtggggtgccattgccttctccgatgaggtACCTAgcatagtcaaattcatagagatagaaGGTAGAATGCTGGTTTCCAGGgattaggggaaggagaggatgggaaaaTCAGtctttaatggggacagagttttcctgtaatggttgcacaacaatgtgaatgtacttaaagCCATGATCTGCTcgcttaaaacaatattttatcacaattaaaaatataataataaaagaaatcaaagaatctGCTTATCGTAGCTGTCTCTCTGCAGTAAATAAGATAAATTTATTAGAAACTGGCTAAAagattgttcatttttctggagaTTTGAAATGTCTTCAAACTCCTAGATGAGCTCAGACTGTGAGACCATCccattaaaaactagaaaaaaaaatattcttagctCAAAAATGCTAAGTAAATATGCCTCAGTTTGCTGTGAATTTCAAGTTGAGAATTTCCTGAGTGGTGCAAAGAAAACACATAATGCTGTGTATTTTGACATGTCAGTTAAGCAGCTTTGGGGTGACATTTGaaaaaggttgttgttgtttagttgctaagttgtgtcatactctttgccaccccatggattatagctcccaggttcctgtgtccatggggattctccaggcaagaatactggagtgggttgccatttcctccccaggggaacttctg containing:
- the MAP1LC3C gene encoding microtubule-associated proteins 1A/1B light chain 3C; translation: MQTPQKSPSLRPFKQRKSLATRREEVAGIRVKFPGKIPVIVERYPREKFLPRLDKTKFLVPQELTMTQFLSVIRSRMVLGATEAFYLLVNNKSLGSMNVTMAEIYRDYKDEDGFVYMTYASQEMFGCLGSAAPEDASSLGEDRPCHPL